The DNA region GTCGGCATCGCGCTGGTCTCGATCCTGCACACTTTCAACTATCGCCGCGACTACTTCATTCCCGGGCACGAGATCGCCGTGACGGAAGACGCGCGCACGCGTTCACTGGCCACGGGAGCCTGATATGAGCAGCAACGTAGCCATGCCGAGCCGCCACGACGGTTCCGTAGCCACCCGCACCTGGTTCGTCGCCACGGAAGATCACGCACACGGTGGCGGAGCCACCCTGATCGGGTTCTGGATCTATCTGATGAGCGATGCGCTCATCTTCGCCTCGCTGTTCGCGGTGTTCGGCGTGCTCGGCCGCAACTATGCCGGCGGCCCCGGCCCGAAGCAGCTGTTCGACCTGTCGCTGGTCGCCCTCAATACCGGCTTGCTGCTGGCGTCGTCCATCACCTTCGGCATCGCGATGATGGCGATGGAGTCGGATCGCGTGAAGCGGACGATGTTCTGGCTCGTCATCACCGGCTTGCTGGGCCTCGGCTTCCTGTGCGTCGAGATGCACGAGTTCGCCGAACTCGTCGCCCAGGGCGCCACACCCCAGCGCAGTGCCTTCCTCTCGATTTTCTTCACGCTGGTCGGGACCCACGGCGCCCATGTCGCATTCGGTCTGATCTGGCTGGTGACCATGCTGATCCAGATCGGTCAGCGAGGCCTCCACGTCGAGAACCGCCGCCGCATCGTCTGCCTTTCGATGTTCTGGCACTTCCTCGACATCGTCTGGATCGGCGTCTTCACCTTCGTCTATCTGTATGGAGTCATCCGGTGACCACTTCCGCCGCCTCCCATCCCGCCGACCACGGCCACAGCCACGGCAACAAGCAACGTTTCATCACCGGCTCCGCCCTTGCCGTTCTGCTCACCGCGATTCCTTTCTGGCTGGTGATGAGCGGCGGACTGCACAGCGGCAGCGCCACGGCCCTGACGATCTTCGCCTTCGCCATGGTCCAGATCGTCGTCCATGTCGTTTACTTCCTGCATGTGGACACGAAGAGCGAGGGCGGATGGACGCTGATGGCGACCCTCTTCACGGCCATCATCGTCGTTCTGACGATCGTCGGTTCGATCTGGGTGATGTATCACCTGGACGTCAACATGATGCCGATGCCCACAGCGCCGGGCGGCATGGGCGCGATGCACTGAGTGTCCGTCGGGCCGGGGCGGACCGGGAGCGATCGTCGACATGAACGGAGGGATGTCGTTCGCAAGAAGTTGCTTCGGGGCGTGGCTACACTTCGCCGCACGTCGCCGCGATTGATCTTCAGGCGTGGCGTCCGCACATCCGGAACAGGACGCCTCGCACGAACTTTCCGTCGTGCGGCGACTCAAACCGCCATCCCGCGCTTCGGACACACACATGAAAAAGACGTTGCTTGCCCTTAGCCTGATGTTTGTCGCCGCGGCCGCCAGCGCAGGCGATTCGCCGAAGGACGTCCAGGCGATGATCGGCCGTGGCGACTTCCCCGCCGCCGAGACGGCGTTGCGTGAGGCCGTTTCGGAACACCCGCAGAGCGCCAAGGCGCACTACGTGCTGGCGGAAGTCCTGGCGCACGAAGGCAACATCGGTGAGGCCCGGGCGGAAGCCAACAAGGCCGCCACGCTGGATCCGGCGACCCGTTTCACCGATCCCGCCCGGTTCCAGCAGTTCCAGAGCAAACTCAACCAGGCCATGGCGCCGCCGTCGGCCAGTCGCCCGGCTGCCCGCCAGGCGGCTTACGGCGGTGCCCCGGCGGTGGCACCTCCGAAGGAGGCGTCCTTTCCATGGTCTGGACTTCTGATCGGCGCAGGAGTTATCGCGCTCATCGCCTTCCTGTGGTCTCGCCGCCGCCGTGATGTTGCGCCGCCTTTCGCCGGCGCGCCTTATGGTTCGCCCATGAACGGTGGCCCGGGCCCGGGTTATGGGCCGAACTACGGTTACCCGCCGCAGGCTCCCTCGTCGGGCGCCGGTGCCGCGGTGGCCGCGGGTCTGGGTGGTCTGGCCGCGGGCGCCCTGCTCCACGAGGCGTTTCGTAGCCACGGCTCGGGTGAGACCTCGCGCGAGGCGGGCTTCGCCAATCCACCGCCGCAGCAGGACGCCTCTCCGTCCGGTCAGGCGTATGACGACCTGCGCGACGATCCGATCGACATGGGCAACAACGACAGCTCGTGGGATCAGGGCGATTCGGGCGACAGCGGGAGCTTCGACGATAACCAGTGGTAAAACCTATGCTACGTTTCCCGCGCAGGGGGCAGTTTGTCGCGGGAGAACGGGCGCATGGCTGTCATCGTCGGGGCGGGCCGCAAAGGCCTGTGGGTGGGGTTGTTCGGTTGCATGATGGTAAACACGGCGCCCGCTGCATTCGCAGCGGCGGCGCCGGGTTTCAATGTCGGTTCCGCTAACGTCGCGGTAGCCGACCCAGCGGTACCGAGGCCGCCGGGCAAGGCGTGCACGGTCGAGCTGTTCGAGGGTTTCAGCTTTACCGACTTCTCCAACCACCCATATACGTATGCGCCACCGGTGGGCTGCGGCAAGTCGTGGTCGAAGGTCGTGCTGGAAGCGGATTTCTCCGTCACCGCCGGAAGGCAGTTCGACCGCACCGCGTCCTTGTGGCTCGGCGGTGCGAACATCTATTTCGGTACCACGCAGGAACCTTCAGCCGCCGTCTCGCCGAGCTGGCACATCGAACGCGATGTCAGCGACTTCGCGAGTCTGCTCGGCAATGCGCAGACGGGTCAGGCCATCCTGGGCAACGTCGTCGACGGAACCTATACCGGTGTGATCAGTGGCTCGGCTCGGCTGGTCTTCTATCCCGCGAACGTACTGGCACCGAAGGTCGATGCCCCGGATGCGGTATTCCCGCTATCGGACGGCACGGCGGGCGGTCCGGTCACCCTGAACACCGGCGCGGACGTCCTCTCACGCACGCTGACCTTGCCGACGAACGTCGAGCGCGCCTACCTGGATGTCTTCGCCCAGGGCCAGGGTGGTGACGAGTTCTGGTACTCCTGTGTGCCCGATGCGCTGGCTGAGGAGGCTCAGAGCTGCGGCGGCGGTTCGTACCGCGAGGTGCAGGTATCGATCGACGGAACCGCGGCAGGCGTCGCGCCGGTGTATCCGTGGATCTTCACCGGTGGCATCGATCCGTACATGTGGCGGCCCACGCCGGGCGTGCAGACGCTGAATTTCCTGCCCTATCGCGTGGACCTCACGCCGTTCGCCGCGTTGCTCAATGACGGCAAGGCGCATGCGGTGGCGATCGGCGTTACGGGAGCCAATGGCTATTTCGCGGTCACCGGCAACCTCTTCGTCTATCTCGATCGCGGCCGCAAGGTTCTCACGGGCAGCGTCACGGCCAATACGTTGCAGGGTCAGGCAGCCGTCGCCGCGGTCGACAACCGGCTGACCGACAACGCCGGAGTCGTCGGGGGCTCGGTGGCCACCCAGGCGTCGCGTCGCTTCCGCACCGCGGGCTATGTCGATACGTCTCACGGCAGGGTCACCACCGACGTGACGCAGACGGTGGCCTTCCGCAACACCCAGACCTTCGCCATCGACCCATCGCGGTATGACCAGCGCATCGATCAGCTGTCCACGGTCGACAGCACGACGAAGACACGGCAGGGTCCG from Luteibacter mycovicinus includes:
- a CDS encoding tetratricopeptide repeat protein, which gives rise to MKKTLLALSLMFVAAAASAGDSPKDVQAMIGRGDFPAAETALREAVSEHPQSAKAHYVLAEVLAHEGNIGEARAEANKAATLDPATRFTDPARFQQFQSKLNQAMAPPSASRPAARQAAYGGAPAVAPPKEASFPWSGLLIGAGVIALIAFLWSRRRRDVAPPFAGAPYGSPMNGGPGPGYGPNYGYPPQAPSSGAGAAVAAGLGGLAAGALLHEAFRSHGSGETSREAGFANPPPQQDASPSGQAYDDLRDDPIDMGNNDSSWDQGDSGDSGSFDDNQW
- the cyoC gene encoding cytochrome o ubiquinol oxidase subunit III, with translation MPSRHDGSVATRTWFVATEDHAHGGGATLIGFWIYLMSDALIFASLFAVFGVLGRNYAGGPGPKQLFDLSLVALNTGLLLASSITFGIAMMAMESDRVKRTMFWLVITGLLGLGFLCVEMHEFAELVAQGATPQRSAFLSIFFTLVGTHGAHVAFGLIWLVTMLIQIGQRGLHVENRRRIVCLSMFWHFLDIVWIGVFTFVYLYGVIR
- a CDS encoding peptide-N4-asparagine amidase; amino-acid sequence: MAVIVGAGRKGLWVGLFGCMMVNTAPAAFAAAAPGFNVGSANVAVADPAVPRPPGKACTVELFEGFSFTDFSNHPYTYAPPVGCGKSWSKVVLEADFSVTAGRQFDRTASLWLGGANIYFGTTQEPSAAVSPSWHIERDVSDFASLLGNAQTGQAILGNVVDGTYTGVISGSARLVFYPANVLAPKVDAPDAVFPLSDGTAGGPVTLNTGADVLSRTLTLPTNVERAYLDVFAQGQGGDEFWYSCVPDALAEEAQSCGGGSYREVQVSIDGTAAGVAPVYPWIFTGGIDPYMWRPTPGVQTLNFLPYRVDLTPFAALLNDGKAHAVAIGVTGANGYFAVTGNLFVYLDRGRKVLTGSVTANTLQGQAAVAAVDNRLTDNAGVVGGSVATQASRRFRTAGYVDTSHGRVTTDVTQTVAFRNTQTFAIDPSRYDQRIDQLSTVDSTTKTRQGPFGVTVTSEAHFDYPLVASFRYTFDAAGNVATAPSAVTQGYSRQFTKKLGSLVLYRSDVDNSIDTADTLVFTDGAVTSHTGQRSTQVFRFKDNLGSCYGRDIATATGVLTAATDGGDCAKGRNQVLWFTHPDGSPDTSRTEDPGLF
- the cyoD gene encoding cytochrome o ubiquinol oxidase subunit IV → MTTSAASHPADHGHSHGNKQRFITGSALAVLLTAIPFWLVMSGGLHSGSATALTIFAFAMVQIVVHVVYFLHVDTKSEGGWTLMATLFTAIIVVLTIVGSIWVMYHLDVNMMPMPTAPGGMGAMH